One stretch of Lucilia cuprina isolate Lc7/37 chromosome 6, ASM2204524v1, whole genome shotgun sequence DNA includes these proteins:
- the LOC111676968 gene encoding protein kintoun produces MSATSTSTAPLHHQQTQKTTNPKLQQSTYNNHQQQEPDITKEEFERISEALKKEEFRKLFLDYIEEIQDPENRKRYEEEIKQIEAERGVDVVFIHPEPGFVIKTSQDGSQKCFINCAKSEHVAKPTNQICLDPKTGTRGLNWSIPMAQAPPRDDLDNSKKRCRVYDVVFHPDALYLAERNTSFHKCLVDTALDAVEREYKVTLDRINIKFPKLQFKGIARPTVIRKLAKDPPAECEEPHPLENIYPAKPSDNAGIPKVLPMKTVDCSKTATAATKQSSDYCTPKYTIKHRHDVDLTEYTHELDAKLHVSTPRELVVDIELPLLNSSNECQLDVTEKTVFLLSERAGARYRLNIDLPFKVNDKEGSAKFDVDTRHLVITLPVIRASIEKQRRMHESLLHLSREDSGVESDMRDELLSSNSESPVEEISSTTMEQIINKASENINPTQEAYDTKSKDFLQSNIDYQLPAKFDCNVLDNTMSYVLHVRNVQEDSLQIKRADNELHLKFISLGSGYYPTHYSFYIQLPKQDKEAKILQADAEAWENNVVLNLHLNTSAESVSSYLAGLDSDHLQEHVLQQKLKVAHKSRQRQKEQQSSLDISIERSECEKTVEIEIKSRPGEMSTCNANTTEDEEDANANGSGETSTSSQMNQKKVNKKQKRKNKKRRSLSESACDDIKAYQQQQQQLQQNSIPTAVPEVNENERDENAEDADDDEEDSSPERTEKSAKSLHATSLSMNVPAASSNDNSGLTQQRKHRSFSESRDSAVSFSAGSSSYKGILKHYSRYEPRPSISDSCDSIDEYSSSAYSTSVDGMTSAFNSLRFSQSFSDIPEENVVGLSESCKKTVRFSEVIKKQVFRLDSSILGQRKKNQKRRDRKQRALQRRLSEGDSADYEDNKVN; encoded by the exons ATGTCCGCAACTTCGACTAGTACAGCACCACTTCATCATCAGCAGACGCAAAAGACTACCAATCCAAAACTACAACAATCAACCTACAATAATCACCAACAACAAGAGCCTGACATAACAAAGGAGGAATTCGAACGGATATCGGAAGCTCTTAAAAAAGAGGAATTTCGTAAATTATTCCTTGATTATATCGAAGAAATCCAAGATCCCGAAAATCGTAAACGTTATGAAGAGGAAATCAAACAAATTGAAGCTGAACGTGGTGTTGATGTAGTTTTCATACATCCAGAACCtggatttgttataaaaacttcACAGGATGGTAGTcagaaatgttttattaattgtgCGAAGAGTGAACATGTAGCTAAGCCAACAAATCAAATATGTTTGGACCCTAAGACAGGTACACGTGGCCTAAACTGGTCTATACCGATGGCTCAGGCACCACCACGTGATGATTTGGATAATAGCAAGAAACGTTGTCGGGTATATGATGTTGTCTTCCATCCGGATGCTTTGTATTTGGCCGAACGTAATACATCATTTCATAAGTGCCTTGTCGATACAGCGCTGGATGCTGTGGAGAGAGAATATAAG GTTACCTTAGATCGTATTAACATCAAATTTCCCAAACTACAATTCAAGGGTATTGCCCGACCAACTGTGATACGTAAATTGGCTAAAGATCCACCAGCTGAATGTGAAGAACCACATCCGCTGGAGAATATTTATCCAGCTAAACCCTCAGATAATGCTGGTATACCCAAAGTTCTGCCTATGAAAACAGTCGACTGTAGCAAAACAGCGACAGCAGCAACAAAGCAATCATCTGATTATTGCACCCCAAAGTACACAATAAAACATCGTCATGATGTTGATCTCACTGAATATACACATGAATTAGATGCTAAATTACATGTCTCTACACCGCGTGAACTAGTTGTAGACATTGAATTGCCCCTCTTGAATTCAAGCAACGAATGCCAATTGGATGTTACTGAGAAGACAGTGTTCTTGTTGAGCGAACGTGCGGGCGCTAGATATCGTTTGAACATTGATTTACCTTTTAAGGTGAACGATAAAGAGGGTTCGGCTAAATTTGATGTGGACACGAGACATTTAGTTATAACACTGCCCGTTATACGAGCGAGTATAGAAAAGCAAAGGCGTATGCATGAAAGCCTGCTACATTTAAGTCGTGAAGATAGTGGTGTCGAAAGTGATATGCGTGATGAATTGTTATCGAGTAATAGTGAATCGCCAGTAGAGGAAATAAGCTCAACAACCATGGAACAAATCATAAATAAGGCTAGTGAAAACATTAATCCTACACAAGAGG CTTATGATACAAAATCAAAAGACTTTTTACAATCCAATATTGATTATCAATTACCTGCCAAATTCGATTGTAATGTTTTGGACAATACCATGTCTTATGTATTGCATGTACGTAATGTACAGGAAGACTCCTTACAAATAAAACGTGCTGATAAtgaattgcatttaaaattcatttcccTGGGCAGCGGCTATTATCCCACACATTATTCATTTTACATCCAACTTCCCAAACAGGATAAAGAGGCTAAAATACTACAAGCCGATGCTGAGGCATGGGAAAATAATGTGGTGTTAAATTTGCACTTGAACACAAGTGCCGAAAGTGTTTCTAGCTATCTAGCTGGTTTAGATAGTGATCATTTGCAAGAGCATGTATTGCAGCAAAAGTTAAAAGTCGCCCACAAGTCGAGACAACGACAAAAGGAACAACAGTCCTCTTTAGACATATCCATAGAACGTTCGGAATGTGAGAAAACAGtggaaattgaaataaaatctaGACCGGGCGAAATGTCTACCTGTAATGCCAATACCACTGAGGATGAGGAAGATGCCAATGCAAATGGTTCGGGCGAGACGTCTACCTCAAGTCAAATGAATCAAaagaaagttaataaaaaacaaaaacgtaaaaataaaaaacgtcgTTCTCTATCCGAGTCCGCTTGTGATGATATTAAAGCatatcaacagcagcagcaacagttgCAACAAAATTCCATACCAACTGCAGTGCCTGAAGTTAATGAAAATGAGCGCGATGAAAATGCAGAAGATGccgatgatgatgaagaagatTCTTCACCCGAACGTACAGAGAAATCCGCAAAATCTCTCCATGCTACATCATTATCGATGAATGTACCCGCAGCTAGTTCAAACGACAACTCCGGTTTGACCCAGCAACGTAAACATCGTAGCTTCTCTGAATCTCGTGATAGTGCTGTTAGTTTTAGTGCTGGTAGTTCGTCTTACAAGggtattttaaagcattacagtcgCTATGAACCCAGACCTTCAATATCTGATTCCTGCGATTCCATTGATGAATATTCATCATCTGCCTATTCGACTTCTGTTGATGGCATGACTAGTGCTTTTAATTCATTGCGTTTTTCACAATCATTTAGTGATATTCCAGAGGAAAATGTTGTTGGTCTTTCGGAAAGTTGCAAGAAGACTGTACGTTTTAGTGAGGTCATTAAGAAGCAGGTATTTAG